TgccaacccccagcccctcaggggGGTGTCCCAGCACCTGCAGGCCCCACACTGAGACCTACAAGCGCCTTTTCTCCAGCTTCTACTCCAAAGGCAACCACCACATCATGTCTCCTCTGGCCAAGAAGAAGCTGCTGGCCCAGGTGAGCAAGGCCGAGTCCTTGCCCTGCCACAAACGCCACTGCCCCGAGGGCCAGCGGGCGGCGAGCCAGGCTGCCcacaccccccagcccctccggcCACCCACCGgcccccacctccagcagcaggagagtccagagccagcaggagctcaggacccagctcagggcagtgggAGCGAGGTAGGACCCACCCTTGGTGGCAGAGAGACCCAAGGCTGCCCGCGGGCCGAGGACGGGCAACAGGCCCCTGCCACCTTCACCGGCTGCTTCCACGCCTGCCGCAGCGAGGGGCTGAAGCCCCTGGGCTGCCACCCGCTCTGGGGGCACTGCTCCAGCCTGAAGGAGTTTTTGGAGCCACCTTCCAGCTTCCCACCGTCCCCACCCGAGGAGCCCCAAGACCTGAGGAGCCAAGGGGGGCAGCGGTGGAGCGGGGACGGCCAGCGGGCAGccggcagaggctgctgggtgaCCCCCGGGGCCGCGGCGAGCGGCAAGCGCGgccgggaggaggaggaggaggaggaagaggaggatgatgaagaggatgaggaggagatggTGTTTAGCCCCAGTGCCAAGCTAGGTGCCATCTCCCCcttgctggagggcagggacaaGCGCAGCGGGGGCCTGGCCAAGCCCAAGGCGGTGGTGGCCAGCCCTGGGTACAGCCCGGGGGGGTACACGGGCGTGATGCTGCGCTTCCCCCTGAGCTTTGGCAACCCCCTGGAGCACCTCaagagccagggggtgccagtgcccccagccctctctgccCACCCCTTCATCATTCCTGCTTTCCCCAGCCCTTTGGTGACTGCCTCCACGCAGCTCCCCGAGCTCTGCCGGCCGCTGGCGCCCGGCCCCGGGCACTACCCAGGGTCCTTCGAGGGCTCCCTGCGGCGCCAGCCCTACCCGgcagcaccctggcacagccctgccagctccagctccccccaTGTGTCAGCCTTCCACCACCATGCCAAGCTCTAGGACccatcctgctctggagcagcccagggagaaggcagctggaTGGGAAAGCACAGAGgctgaggtggtgctggagctgaCACCACTGGAGGGACCAGGAGGAGCCACCTTGGACCTTCTCCTTTccactgctggggacagagctgcttGTAGcctccagggtggtgctggggcctgagctgccagagcctgggctcCTCTCCATGTTATATCCATGTCCATATCCATAAAGGCAAAGGGAGCCAAAGGAGGGGCTGGAGGTTTTCTCTtttgctggagcagccctggtgcagctgagcccagagctggtccttgccctgctgcggtgcccaggaggctccagagctccacTGCTTCACAGCACAGACTGGGAAGACCTTGAGATGATGAAGTCCAACCAGaacctggcagctcccagggcaccaccaaaccatggccctcagcactacatctgcatggcttggaaacccctccagggatggggactccaccactgtcctgggccaggccttgacaaccctcaagggcaagaaattgttcctcttgGCCAAcctcaacctgccctggggtgacctgaggccatttcctcttgtcctgttccttggcagaagagcccaacccccacctgactccagcctcctctcagggagctggggagagccagaaggtctcccctcagccttctccaggctgaacaattgcaggtccctcagctgctgagcagccccagaggggagctaaaggagctgtggggggcaaggggctggggccagactctgctcagtggtgcccagggccaggccaaggggcacaaagtggcacccaggaagttccatctgaagaggaggagaaagttgtttgttgtgagggtgctggaggcctggagcaggctgcccagagaggttgtggagtctcctggtgtggagagcttccaaccccaccctgggcactgtgctgctgggcaagctgctgggggtgccctgctggagcaggggtcttggactgggtgagctccagagctccctccccacctccaccattctatcattcaaggtgtggcttcacctcatcccattggccttggcacatccccccccagcctggccaggtccttctgcagagcatccagcagctccactctgccacccagcttggtgtcaccaaGTCAGGAGGCACTGAAGGACAACCAAACCCTTTTATTAAAcagcaacaaaccccaaagaacATCCCCAgtgtctgcccagcctggaccagccccccccgggccctgggggctgctccttCCACCCCACCCAGCCAAGCTTGGGCTTCTCCAAGTGCTGGGGGCATTGTCCctacagctgctggctgtggtgatgatgatgatggaggATGTGCCCAGACTGGTGCCCAGCATTAGGAGCAGggtgccagctcctcctggcagcaAGTGGCCGCTAGCCAGAGCTTCTCTGGTGTAGGTGTTGGTGCTCCACCATGGATGGAACTCTCCTCAGGGGCTCCACTCCTCCCTTGCCCCCACTGCGTCCCAGAGgtccattgcccttccctgctgccagcagtgaggTGAGGATGAGGGTCTCGGGAAGGACAGGGCCCACCTGAGCGTAGCACTGGTGAGGGTGCTGGCACAGGTGAGGGTGCTGGCACAGGAGGAaggctgtgtgccaggcagctccaggggcaCAGAGGTAGCCTCAGCCGTCACCGAGAGCCTGGTGCCAGACCTGATgtagagcagctccatggggctgctgctgctcactgcggggaggggaggagtgCTCAGAGCCCCCGGGAGAGCCTCGGcctcccccccccagagcccccaggagagcctcagcctccccccacctctGAGCCCCCGGGAGAGCCTCGGcctccccccagagcccccgGGAGAGCCTCGGcctccccccagagcccccgGGAGAGCCTCGGcctccccccagagcccccaggagaGCCTCGGcctccccccagagcccccgggagagcctcagcctccccccagagcccccgggagagcctcagcctccccccacctctGAGCCCCCGGGAGAGCCTCGGCCTCCCCCCACCTCTGAGCCCCCAGGAGAGCCTCGGCCTCCCCCCACCTCTGAGCCCCCGGgagagcctcagcctccccccacctctGAGCCCCCGGgagagcctcagcctccccccacctctGAGCCCCCGGgagagcctcagcctccccccagagcccccgggagagcctcagcctccccccacctctGAGCCCCCAGGAGAGCCTCGGcctccccccagagcccccaggagaGCCTCGGcctccccccagagcccccaggagagcctcagcctccccccagagcccccaggagaGCCTCGGCCTCCCCCCAGAACCCCCGGGAGAGCCTCGGcctccccccagagcccccaggagaGCCTCGGCCTCCCCCCAGAACCCCCAGGAGAGCCTCGGCCTCCCCCCAGAGCCCTCAAAGCAGCCTCGATTTCTGCTCAGATGGTTGGGgagccccagcctctgcccagatccctctggggagccccagcctctgcccagatccctctggggagccccagcctctgcccagatccctctggggagccccagcctctgcccagatccctctggggagccccagcctcccttggcctggatcagcaatgctgtggccagccagACCTGCTGGTGGTGCCGGCCTCCTAAAGGAGACCTTGCTTGAACAAGGCCAAGGTGAGCTAAGCTggttccagcagcacagcagtgagaacgagcaggagctgaggaccTCCACTGCTATGCCCAACAGCTGCAGGGCCCAGCCTCACACCAGGACATCCAAGGGTCAGAAAGGGTGCTCTGAAGAaggctccagccagcacagccaagccctcctcctgcctcagcgggcagggcacagatgctccacaggcagctctccaccccccaccaaaccctggcactGCCAAGCAAACCTTGGACCTTCATCCCCACGCTGATCCCagctttcccagcctggctggagagccCTTGGAGCAGCACCAGTGTGCTATGGAGCACAATCCACCCTGCCACCAACTGCCACCAAGGTGACCTGGGGCTTCTTAACCACTGCCCTGCAAAGTCCCTTTCTGTGTAGCCTCAAAGTTGATCACCCCCAAGAGAGAGGCCTCCAAGCACCCGCACTCCCCCACCAAGAGAGAGGCCTCCAAggccccccaccaccaccaagagaGAGGCCTCCAAggccccccaccaccaccaagagaGAGGCCTCCAAggcctccccaccaccaccaagagaGAGGCCTCCAaggcccctccccccccccgccaagaGAGGCCTCCAAGGGTCCCCCCGGATGACCCCAAGCACACTTTCCCCACAAGAGCTACATCTCCCCTGCTGGGGTAGGTcagaagcagcccagaggagcagcaggagggtgcaggAGTTACCTGAGGTGCCTGGGTCTGCAtgggctgctcctccagctggggctggacagTGCCCATGGTGGCCTGGCTCAGGGTGGTcactctgctgggctgcccacGCAGCGTCACAGTGATGGTGGTTGGGGCCTTCAAGCCtagaggaggcaggagggagatgTCCCTGAGACATGGAGGCTGTGGGCACCAGCCAGAGGTGCATGAGGCCCCTGAGTCATTCAAGGAACCTGCTCACCTGGGCACAGCTATGGCTCAGCAGGCAAATAAGCTTTGGAAAGGTTGGTCTTGGGGTGATGGAGTGCTCCAGGTGCCTGCATCTCATGGAGCCatggagttgtttgggttggaagagatctttaagatcaccgagtccaacctttaacccagcactgccagggcaccaccaagctgtggccctcagcaccacatctccacagctcagaaacccctccagagatggggactccatcactctcctgggcagcctgggccaggcctgggcaaccctcaagggcaagaaattgttccccatgtccaaacctgaacctcccctggggcaacttgaggccatttcctcttgttctatcacctgggagaagagcccaacccccacctggctccagcctcttctcagggagctgcagagagccagaaggtctcccctcagcctcctcttctccaggctcaacacccccagctccctcagctgctcctccccagccctcttctccagaccctcccccagcttccttgcctttctctggccctgctccagccctcaaagtccttctggcagtgaagagcccaaccctgagcccagccctcaagctgtggcctccccagtgcccagtccaggggcaccatccctgccctgctcctgctgcccactccactgctgctccaggccagatgccttctccctcacctgctgCCTGGTTGGAGATCTGGGCCaggccagggaggctgctggccagCTTTGCCAGGCCCCCATTGGTCAGCAGCTGGTGAATGGCTGTGGGCTTCCCACTGGCTGAGGCTCCCAGGGACAAGGAGGTGGCGACAGGGATGGTGCGGACGATCGTGCCAGTGCCTGTGGTCATGGCACTCAGGCTCTGGATAGGTGCAGGGCTCTtcacagctgagctctggaaggagaagcagaagcagtgaGTGCCTAAAGGGCAAGGTGAAGTCTGGAGGTCacagcctctccctcctgcagaaggtggaggtggggagggagccctggagctcaTTCgacccaaccccccctgccccagcaggggcacccccagcagcttgcccagcagcacagtgcccagggggggttgggagctctccacaccaggagactccacaacctctctgggcagcctgctccaggcctccagcaccctcacaacaaacaactttctccttctcttcagatggaacttcctgggtgccactttgtgccccttggcctggccctgggcaccactcagcagagtctggccccagcctcttgccccccacagctcctttagctcttgctgagcattgctcagctgccctctggggctgctcttctgcaggctctcagccccagggctctcagcctttgctcctcacagagctgctccaggcccctcttcccagcctcccctggactcccagcagctctttgtCCCTCTGCACctgaacccagaactggacccaggactgcagctgtgtcctcaccagggctgaacagaggggcaggagaacctcccttgccctgctgcccacactcttcttgatgcctCTCAGGATACCATtgaggccttcttggccaccagggcacattgctggctcctggtcatTATGTTCAGCTCCAGCTCACCCctaccctccctggaggtgttcagggccaggctggatgaggccctgagcaagctgggctggtgggaggtgtccctgcccatggcaggggggctggagctggatggtcttcAAAGGCTCTTCTGACCCAGCCCATTCTCTGAGCCTATGAATCtctcctgctcccagagcagACAGCTTCCATCCATCTCTACCACTTTTCTGCCTctcagctcccctgcagggagggacctGCAAGGCCAGCAGTACCTGCACTGGTGACGCCGCTGCGGCCAcgctggcaggcagggatgaGGACTTGGTGCCAATGTCCTGCAGGCTGAAGCTCAGcccttgcagcaggctgctggcagaggctgctcctggtggggggggaaataaaacaaacaagaagaggCAAGAGGATAGAAATCAGGCTGggagcatccccagctctgccacacgACCTGCtgtgggttggaggagaccctgccagctgctccacacccccctcactgctgcagccacacgTGAGCTTCGTGGtgaagctgaggagcagcaggaggttgGGTTTGGATCTCAGGGACTAATTGGCCACAAGCAAGAGGTCACCTGCAGGGAGGCCTCTgcaggccctgccccagcccggcGCCGCAGAAAGAGACCCCAGCcaaacccagagcacagcagggcaagcaagagggaggctccaccacccccccccccagccctgaacTTGGTTTTACCTTCTCCACCAACAAGAGGGACGCGGAGGGGCAGGTACCTTGGagggtgctggctggctgggccgGCAGcccgtggctgctgctggccaccagcctgctctgcagggcgTGGAACGCGCTGGGCGCCGTGCTGGGGATGagggctgaggcagcagggctgctgcaggagctctctgctgctgagctcagcctgcAAAGCCAGAAGAGGGAAGAGTCAGCTTAGAGAGAAACCACGCAGGGCAAGGCCGGGCGGCTCTGCCGGCCAGCTGCCGCCGGGCCCGAGCTGTCACAGGACTCCTGGAAGGCTCCGGCAGGGAGCTTGGGGAGCTAACAAACACCCAGAGCAAGAGAGGCTTCCacttgcactgcagcagctgctacaGGGAGCACCCAGGGAAAAGCCATGCCCAGGACCCCAGcatggggtgggtgggaaggcagctctggagctcacccagcccaacccctccctgccccaccaggggcacccccagcagcttgcccagcagcacagtgcccagggggggttggaagctctccacaccaggagactccacaacctctctgggcagcctgctccaggcctccagcaccctcacaacaaacaactttctcctcctcttcacatggaacctcctgggtgccactttgtgccccttagcctggccctgggcaccactcagcagagcctggccccagcctcttgccccccacagctcctttagctcttgctgagcattgctcagctccccctctgggactgctcttctgcagggctctcagcctcaaACTGGAATTGAGCTACTCACAGGTGTGCACCAATGGAGGtgatgcaggagctgtgcccctgaaaggaggctggagccaggtggaggttgggctcttctcccaaggaacaggacaagaggaaatggcctcaaggtgccccagggctggtttaggttggccttgaggaagaatttcttccccatgaggttttttaaggcctggcccaggctgcccagggcagaggtggagcccccatccctggaagggtttcaaagccctgcagctgtggtgttgagggccatgggttggtggtgccctggcagtgctgcattaAGGGTTAGACTTGACCCtttggtctcttccagccaaaagctctctgtgattccataactCTGGCAGACCTCAGTCCCTCCCCACGACAGAGTTGAGCAAACTCAGATTGGGAAACCAGACAGGAAGAGCCCCAGAGCCTCCAGACCTTCAGCTCTCATccacctctgccagcctcagcctcaactgctgctggagcaacgTTCTGAGgagcctccagctccccagctgaCACCAGTCAGAAGACAGCAGGAAGctccagaggcaggagccaccccagggtgcagctcccCATGGGAAGCCTGTCCccaagccccagagctggactcacTTGGGGGTGGTGAGCAGTCCTGACAGCTCCTTTGCGCCTGCCACAGCGTGGCCCACGGCCATGGGCAGCGGCTTCCCAGCGACCACTGCAAGAGAGAACAGAAGGACTCTcactctcctcctccaccagcctggctctgggcttccccacccctcaccaagcccctcaccaagcccctcaccaagcCCCTCACAGCGCTGCAGCCCAcggggctcagcctgcagagcaccTTCTGAAGGAAGCCTCCATGAACAGATGCTCCTGAGGGGTCAGGAACATCAAACCTCCACCAGCACAAGCTCCAGAGGGGTCAGGAGCATCAAACCTCCACCAGCACAAGCCCCTGAGGGGTCAGGAACATCAAACCTCCACCAGCACAAGCTCCTGAGGGGTCAGGAGCATCAAACCTCCACCAGCACAAGCTCCAGAGGGGTCAGGAGCATCAAACCTCCACCAGCACAAGCTCCAGAGGGGTCAGGAGCATCAAACCTCCACCAGCACAAGCTCCAGAGGGGTCAGGAGCATCAAACCTCCACCAGCACAAGCTCCAGAGGGGTCAGGAGCATCAAACCTCCACCAGCACAAGCTCCTGAGGGGTCAGGAGCATCAAACCTCCACCAGCACAAGCTCCTGAGGGGTCAGGAACATCAAACCTCCACCAGCACAAGCTCCTGAGGGGTCAGGAGCACCAAACCTCCACCAGCACAAGCTCCTGAGGGATCAGGAGCATCAAACCTCCACCAGCACAAGCTCCAGAGGGGTCAGGAGCATCAAACCTCCACCAGCACAAGCTCCTGAGGGGTCAGGAGCATCAAACCTCCACCAGCACAAGCTCCAGAGGGATCAGGAGCATCAAACCTCCACCAGCACAAGCTCCTGAGGAGCATCAAACCTCCACCAGCACAAGCTCCAGAGGGTTCAGGAGCACCAAACCTCCACCAGCACAAGCTCCAGAGGGTTCAGGAGCACCAAACCTCCACCAGCACAAGCTCCAGAGGGGTCAGGAGCATCAAACCTCCACCAGCACAAGCTCCAGAGGGGTCAGGAGCATCAAACCTCCACCAGCACAAGGCTCCTGAGGAGCATCAAACCTCCACCAGCACAAGCTCCAGAGGGATCAGGAGCATCAAACCTCCACCAGCACAAGCTCCTGAGGAGCATCAAACCTCCACCAGCACAAGCTCCAGAGGGATGGAAGCACCAAACCTCCACCAACACAAGCTCCTGAGGGGTCAGGAGCACCAAACCTCCACCAGCACAAGCTCCTGAGGGGTCAGGAGCACcaaacagagcagagctggcaatagaaatgaaggagctgctggtgtggaAGTGTGaggccagctggggaggaaggactCAGGTCTGGAGTCTGTCAGCAGACATCTcaagccctcagcaccaaatcCAAAGCTACCTCCATGAATCTTCCCCCCCCTAAGCCAtcctggcacagctcccccaTCTGGGCCCATCAGGTGGGCCAGGGCTGGCCACCAGTGGTGGCTCTTGGAGGCCCTTGACAAAGCACACAGGGGAGGCAGGACTCAGAGGATGTGTTTATTGCCACGTCTGGGGGGTACAAGTGCACTGATCCCGGTGTGCCCCTGGGCCAACAGGggacctctgcctctgctctgtgtccagcagtcagctcctggctgtggaaAGAAGTAAAGGGTTGGaagattaaaagaaaagggGACCTGGACCTGCCAGTGCTGCACTGCCTGGAGCCAAGCTAACAATGGGCTGGACCTGGAGCTCTGGGATGCAATGTGAGGacagggccaagggctgggccctgcccttggggcacagcaacccccaggaaggctccaggatgGAAAGTGCCTGGTggggaaaaggccctgggggtgctgggtgccagcagctggagaggagccagggggtgcccaggtggccaagaagggcaccagcagcctggcctggagtgggcagcaggagcagggcagggattgtgcccctgggatgggcactggggaggccacagcttgagggctgggctcagggttgggctcctgactgccagaaggactttgagggctggagcagggccagagaagggcaaggaaggtggggaagggtctggagaagagggctggggaggagcagctgagggagatgagcctggagcagaggaggctgaggggagaccttctggctctctccaagtccctgaaaggaggctggagccaggtgggggttggcaacaggacaagaagaaatgttctcaaggttgccccaggggaggtttaggttggacattagaagaaacttcttgactgaaagggttctcaaagcctgccagaggcagggaatggttggagtggatgatcttgaagggcttttccaacccaaacaattctgtggttctcggCTTCCAAGCATCATTCTCTGGCTCCAGGTGACCAAAGCTCCTGGACTCCTTTGCAAAGGCTGAAGGGGATGAAgatggagcccttcagctctccttgggctgcagggacctctgcagcactcctgctgcagagctgggtgaggagctgGGCTTTGGCCGCCCGTGGTGCTGTGGCAGACTTCAGGCCCAAGGGGGACCAGCAGAACCAGCTGAATCACGAAGCCTGGAGGCATGGAGGTCTTCCAGAAGAGGAACATCACTGCCATCCTCAAGCAGGAGCATGTTCCAGgtgaaagcaggcagcagaaatgaggagcagctgagggacctggggttgtggagcctggaggaggctgaggggagacctcattgctctctactgctccctggaaggaggctggagccaggtgagggttggtgtcttctcccaaggcataagggacaggagaagaggaaatggcctcaagttgcctcaggggaggtttaggttaggaGAAACTTtgctcctgcaagagtggtcagggattggcagaggctgcccagggaggtggtggagtccccatgcctggaggtgttccataAGCCTGTGTCTGTGGcacctggccatggtggtgctgggttgatgttggactggatgatctcagagagctttcccaAGCAGAACACTCCTGTGACTAAAAGGTCCCCCAGGACCAGAgtcctgcttccagcagcagctcagtggctCAGAGGAAGGCGAGAGCTTCACCATGCAGCTCACCAGGCTGGGGTCAAGGCTTTCTCTGGAGCAACCCCAACAGCAATCAagaggctcctgccctgctcctgatgctgccagcccccagcactgccccaccagccccagcctccctcactACTTGAGCCTCCATCCATTTCCTGCTCCACAAAtccaccacagctccctcccctccccacgtGGTGgtggccctggagcaggaggtctgggcacagccactgccaccctgcCAGGGTGGTCCATCAAGGAGCAACTCActttcaggctgggtgctgagggctgctcctgtgctgtcaGCAGAAGGGACAATGGTCACCTTGATTTTGGCTCGCTTGGAGGCCTTGGCGCactggggtgggctgggagcTCGATGCCTCTTGAGTGCTGTCCGTCCATCATCTTTGTCACCCCCTGCCAAGTGCTCTGAGGAGACTGGAACTAGGGGGACACAGAAGGAGCTGTTTGAACATCAAGGGTTGATGGCTCCAGGTTGGGGCTGCTccgctgggtgctgcagggaaggaggaggaggagggacacACGGCCATGCACAGCTTCCACAGCTCCCTCCACGCCAGCCAAGCAGCAGGaactcctcctcttcaccaccCAAGGCTGACTTCTGCCTGCCCcgagctgctggctgaggggcaagggtttggctCAGCTTCTGCAGCGAAGGAACAAGggatgctcacagccccagcggGGCAGCGCTGGTGGTTCCAAAGCGTGGCACAAGCGGTCAGGCCCCTTGGCTGTCCCAGGTTTCCAGGAGAAGGGATGAGGGTGCAGAGCCATTGCAGAGCTGGTGCAGGAGCAGTGGGATGGGAGGTCACCAGAGGTGGCTGTCACTCGGCCCCTGCTGGGCGGCCCTCGGGGGGCAGGACGGAAGCGCAGCGTCGTGAGAGGCACCAAGCGAAGCAGCTGGGAGcgcaggaggggctgcagctgagcccctgccccagcagggggacactgaggggctgcagaacgtccagagaagggcaacgaagctggggaagggtctggagaacaggactggggaggagcagctgaggtgctgagcctggagcagaggaggctgagggga
The DNA window shown above is from Dryobates pubescens isolate bDryPub1 chromosome 31, bDryPub1.pri, whole genome shotgun sequence and carries:
- the ARID5A gene encoding AT-rich interactive domain-containing protein 5A, which encodes MKDRHTPIERIPHLGFKQINLWKIYKAVEKLGAYELVTGRRLWKNVYDELGGSPGSTSAATCTRRHYERLVLPYVRHLKGEEDKPLPPSKPRKQYKASRGSQPGEKGRRARKEKSQEQRPPDKVKPEDTRNEAEQGQVAEGSSSPVVPTPSPSGGCPSTCRPHTETYKRLFSSFYSKGNHHIMSPLAKKKLLAQVSKAESLPCHKRHCPEGQRAASQAAHTPQPLRPPTGPHLQQQESPEPAGAQDPAQGSGSEVGPTLGGRETQGCPRAEDGQQAPATFTGCFHACRSEGLKPLGCHPLWGHCSSLKEFLEPPSSFPPSPPEEPQDLRSQGGQRWSGDGQRAAGRGCWVTPGAAASGKRGREEEEEEEEEDDEEDEEEMVFSPSAKLGAISPLLEGRDKRSGGLAKPKAVVASPGYSPGGYTGVMLRFPLSFGNPLEHLKSQGVPVPPALSAHPFIIPAFPSPLVTASTQLPELCRPLAPGPGHYPGSFEGSLRRQPYPAAPWHSPASSSSPHVSAFHHHAKL